From one Gemmatimonadaceae bacterium genomic stretch:
- a CDS encoding DUF4097 family beta strand repeat-containing protein: MRLALVGMLAAAIMAVPDTSAAQTGLGRDVEVWTWQGRVDSGRWFRLSNVNGAVTITPSSDNQVHVRAEKNPGRNGDIRDVSFAVVQSGGDIRICALNFENDRCDEDGLHSSGDHDRRRNRNVSVKFTVQVPRGVRVGAGTVNGAMTVRGVGSEVRASTVNGGLEVSDASGQVTANTVNGSVRVTTSSGPVSASTVNGSITARMGALSREGDMKFSTVNGGITVETPSSLDANVTLDTMHGGISSDFPVTITGKFGPRHAEGTIGRGGRRIKMSTVNGSVELRKAR; this comes from the coding sequence ATGAGACTTGCCCTTGTGGGAATGCTCGCGGCGGCCATCATGGCCGTGCCAGACACCTCTGCGGCGCAAACAGGTCTTGGCCGTGATGTCGAGGTCTGGACGTGGCAGGGAAGAGTCGACTCCGGCCGCTGGTTCAGGCTCTCGAACGTGAACGGGGCCGTGACCATCACCCCGAGCTCGGACAATCAGGTCCACGTGCGGGCGGAAAAGAACCCGGGCCGCAACGGCGACATTCGCGATGTGAGCTTCGCTGTCGTTCAGAGCGGAGGCGACATCCGGATTTGCGCGCTGAACTTCGAGAATGACCGGTGTGACGAGGACGGACTGCATTCATCGGGCGACCACGACCGGCGTCGCAACCGGAATGTCTCCGTGAAATTCACCGTGCAGGTTCCGCGGGGCGTGCGGGTTGGGGCGGGCACAGTGAACGGTGCGATGACGGTTCGGGGCGTCGGCTCCGAGGTTCGTGCCAGCACTGTCAACGGTGGTCTCGAAGTGAGCGATGCCTCCGGCCAGGTCACCGCGAATACAGTCAACGGAAGCGTCCGGGTGACCACCAGCTCCGGGCCGGTGAGCGCGTCGACTGTCAACGGAAGCATCACCGCGCGGATGGGAGCTCTGTCGCGCGAAGGCGACATGAAGTTCAGCACGGTCAATGGAGGGATCACAGTCGAGACGCCGTCGTCGCTCGATGCCAACGTGACGCTCGATACGATGCACGGCGGTATCTCGAGCGATTTCCCGGTCACCATCACCGGCAAATTCGGTCCCCGCCACGCCGAAGGCACGATTGGCCGCGGCGGACGGCGAATCAAAATGAGCACTGTTAACGGCAGCGTGGAGCTGAGAAAAGCCCGCTAG
- a CDS encoding DUF4097 family beta strand repeat-containing protein, protein MIVKVVLSSLALVACVTATAQAQRDHRESLDTTVTLDRQATVDLSLMSGRIEVVGGSGSQARVRATSTRGEIRFDATGGRLRLSVDPGGRRCRDDYGANCAHGAGDARFEVTVPAGTRVLANSISGPISVRGTKGEVDVNSVSAGVIVTDAARKVKAASVSGNVSVSQVAGDVRASSVSGRVEVLDVTGDVESESVSGRISITGARSKYVRAGTVSGRIAYTGTFDPAGTYEFKSHSGSLWLSLPADVGAQVMIETFSGGIDSDFPVTLQPTSTRRSTRNIEFKIGDGRSRIVAETFSGQIKIQRGDGRDTRK, encoded by the coding sequence ATGATTGTTAAAGTGGTGCTCTCGAGCCTGGCGCTTGTCGCGTGTGTTACTGCGACGGCACAGGCACAGAGGGACCATAGAGAGTCACTGGACACGACCGTCACGCTCGACCGTCAGGCGACGGTAGACTTGTCGCTCATGTCCGGGCGTATCGAGGTCGTTGGCGGCAGCGGCTCGCAGGCCCGCGTTCGTGCCACGAGCACGAGAGGCGAGATTCGCTTCGACGCGACGGGCGGGCGCCTCAGGCTCTCGGTTGATCCGGGAGGGCGGCGCTGCAGGGACGACTATGGAGCCAACTGCGCGCACGGGGCTGGTGACGCCCGCTTCGAGGTAACCGTTCCCGCCGGCACGCGCGTTCTCGCCAACTCGATCTCGGGGCCGATTTCGGTGCGCGGGACCAAGGGTGAAGTCGACGTGAACTCCGTCAGCGCCGGCGTGATCGTCACCGACGCTGCGCGAAAGGTGAAGGCCGCCAGCGTGTCGGGTAACGTGTCTGTCTCGCAGGTTGCCGGCGACGTGCGCGCGAGCTCGGTGAGCGGGCGCGTGGAAGTGCTCGACGTCACCGGCGACGTCGAGAGCGAATCGGTGAGCGGCCGCATCTCCATTACCGGCGCGCGCTCGAAATACGTTCGCGCCGGGACGGTGAGCGGCCGGATAGCCTACACTGGCACTTTCGACCCTGCAGGTACGTATGAATTCAAGTCACACTCAGGCTCGCTCTGGCTCTCGCTTCCCGCGGATGTCGGAGCGCAGGTGATGATCGAGACATTCAGCGGCGGGATCGACAGCGATTTTCCGGTGACGCTTCAGCCGACGAGTACGAGGCGCTCCACCCGCAACATCGAATTCAAGATCGGCGACGGCCGGTCCCGCATCGTCGCGGAGACGTTCAGCGGACAAATAAAAATTCAGCGTGGCGACGGCCGCGATACCAGGAAATGA